The Brassica napus cultivar Da-Ae chromosome C7, Da-Ae, whole genome shotgun sequence genome has a segment encoding these proteins:
- the LOC106428788 gene encoding protein CASPARIAN STRIP INTEGRITY FACTOR 2-like, whose protein sequence is MYLLQLVKKLGFVFLLVTASMFAFSSAGRPSILIYSQDDNHQELVKRRIHEHERILKMNSRDYGQFNPTPKLFRPPSKLIPN, encoded by the exons ATGTATTTATTACAATTGGTGAAGAAACTAGGTTTCGTCTTTCTTCTTGTTACAGCTTCAATGTTTGCTTTCTCTTCTGCAG GCCGACCATCCATTCTAATCTATAGCCAAGATGATAATCATCAAGAG TTGGTGAAAAGAAGGATACATGAACATGAGAGAATCCTGAAGATGAATTCAAGAGACTATGGTCAGTTCAATCCTACACCAAAGCTCTTCAGGCCTCCTTCCAAGCTTATTCCCAACTGA
- the LOC111208173 gene encoding BEL1-like homeodomain protein 6 isoform X2 gives MENYQEARFLPGNAMMNTTVSYSEEAAGRKRTEASNVSASHETQVYSRFGGVSQMQDIQDFGSWRDQASDRSGFQLVNAMAGPTRVHQTGQGLSLSLGSQILPGIHQGMSPRPEHCRGNEYATQSFPVGNPNMDVVRTIPNSKYLKAAQELLDEAVNVKKSLNQFQPEGDKNKENPQEPDQNPQDSNKNPPAEISQSERQELHNKLTKLLSMLDEVDRRYKQYYQQMQIVVSSFDVIAGYGAAKPYTALALQTISRHFRSLRDAISEQIVVTRKCLGEQDGSDGKGVGTISRLKYVDQHLRQQRGFMQPQAWRPQRGLPENSVLILRAWLFEHFLHPYPKDSDKIMLARQTGLSRGQVSNWFINARVRLWKPMVEEIYKEEFTENDSNSSSESTPKMSEVRPVVADDEDRAQELPQDHGHEYGVETCGMVQGGHQMDGGRFITIEPTYHVAEISRFGGGGGVSLTLGLQNSQGHDNVVAMSSEAYNSFPGVDIYGNDIPGAEMEYVNPGSRQNRINSSQMVHDFVA, from the exons ATGGAGAATTATCAGGAAGCTCGGTTTCTTCCCGGAAACGCAATGATGAACACTACCGTTTCTTACTCAGAGGAAGCAGCCGGTAGAAAAAGAACAGAAGCTAGCAATGTCTCAGCCTCACATGAAACGCAAGTATATTCAAGATTTGGTGGAGTTTCACAAATGCAGGACATTCAGGATTTCGGTTCTTGGAGAGATCAAGCGAGTGACAGGAGTGGTTTCCAGCTAGTGAACGCTATGGCAGGCCCTACGAGAGTTCATCAGACCGGTCAAGGATTGTCCCTTAGCCTCGGTTCACAGATTCTCCCTGGTATACATCAGGGAATGTCTCCAAGACCGGAGCATTGTAGAGGCAATGAGTATGCAACTCAGAGCTTTCCGGTCGGTAACCCGAACATGGATGTTGTGAGAACAATTCCCAACTCAAAGTATCTCAAGGCAGCTCAAGAGCTTCTAGATGAGGCTGTTAATGTAAAGAAATCTCTGAATCAGTTTCAGCCAGAAGGAGATAAGAACAAAGAGAACCCTCAAGAACCGGATCAAAACCCTCAAGACTCAAACAAGAATCCTCCCGCTGAGATCTCTCAATCAGAGAGACAAGAATTGCATAACAAGTTGACAAAACTCTTGTCAATGTTGGATGAG GTGGATAGAAGATATAAGCAATATTACCAGCAGATGCAGATAGTTGTATCCTCCTTCGACGTGATAGCAGGTTATGGAGCCGCTAAGCCATACACAGCACTCGCTCTTCAAACCATTTCACGCCATTTCCGTAGCCTAAGAGATGCAATATCAGAACAAATCGTCGTGACACGAAAATGCCTCGGGGAACAAGATGGTTCTGATGGGAAAGGAGTTGGGACAATAAGCCGACTTAAGTACGTTGATCAACATTTAAGACAACAAAGAGGTTTCATGCAACCTCAGGCTTGGAGACCTCAACGTGGCCTACCTGAAAACTCTGTTTTGATTCTCCGTGCTTGGCTCTTTGAACATTTTCTTCACCC TTACCCAAAGGATTCTGACAAGATCATGCTAGCAAGACAAACAGGGTTGAGCCGTGGTCAG GTCTCAAACTGGTTTATAAATGCGCGTGTGCGTTTATGGAAGCCAATGGTGGAAGAAATATATAAGGAGGAGTTCACAGAGAATGATTCCAACTCGTCCTCCGAAAGTACACCAAAAATGTCTGAGGTACGTCCTGTTGTTGCTGATGATGAAGATCGAGCTCAAGAGCTTCCACAAGATCATGGACATGAGTATGGTGTGGAAACTTGTGGCATGGTCCAGGGCGGTCATCAAATGGATGGTGGGAGGTTTATAACAATTGAGCCTACATATCATGTGGCTGAGATTTCAAgatttggtggtggtggtggtgtctCTTTAACTCTAGGACTTCAGAATTCTCAAGGACATGATAATGTTGTTGCTATGTCTAGTGAGGCGTACAACAGCTTTCCAGGGGTTGATATTTACGGAAATGACATACCGGGAGCTGAGATGGAGTATGTAAACCCTGGGAGTCGCCAGAACAGGATAAATTCTTCACAAATGGTACATGATTTTGTAGCTTGA
- the LOC111208173 gene encoding BEL1-like homeodomain protein 6 isoform X1, with translation MDKGLWNSTDPRSTLHCYISMENYQEARFLPGNAMMNTTVSYSEEAAGRKRTEASNVSASHETQVYSRFGGVSQMQDIQDFGSWRDQASDRSGFQLVNAMAGPTRVHQTGQGLSLSLGSQILPGIHQGMSPRPEHCRGNEYATQSFPVGNPNMDVVRTIPNSKYLKAAQELLDEAVNVKKSLNQFQPEGDKNKENPQEPDQNPQDSNKNPPAEISQSERQELHNKLTKLLSMLDEVDRRYKQYYQQMQIVVSSFDVIAGYGAAKPYTALALQTISRHFRSLRDAISEQIVVTRKCLGEQDGSDGKGVGTISRLKYVDQHLRQQRGFMQPQAWRPQRGLPENSVLILRAWLFEHFLHPYPKDSDKIMLARQTGLSRGQVSNWFINARVRLWKPMVEEIYKEEFTENDSNSSSESTPKMSEVRPVVADDEDRAQELPQDHGHEYGVETCGMVQGGHQMDGGRFITIEPTYHVAEISRFGGGGGVSLTLGLQNSQGHDNVVAMSSEAYNSFPGVDIYGNDIPGAEMEYVNPGSRQNRINSSQMVHDFVA, from the exons ATG GACAAAGGACTATGGAACTCAACTGATCCAAGAAGCACACTGCATTGCTACATTTCGATGGAGAATTATCAGGAAGCTCGGTTTCTTCCCGGAAACGCAATGATGAACACTACCGTTTCTTACTCAGAGGAAGCAGCCGGTAGAAAAAGAACAGAAGCTAGCAATGTCTCAGCCTCACATGAAACGCAAGTATATTCAAGATTTGGTGGAGTTTCACAAATGCAGGACATTCAGGATTTCGGTTCTTGGAGAGATCAAGCGAGTGACAGGAGTGGTTTCCAGCTAGTGAACGCTATGGCAGGCCCTACGAGAGTTCATCAGACCGGTCAAGGATTGTCCCTTAGCCTCGGTTCACAGATTCTCCCTGGTATACATCAGGGAATGTCTCCAAGACCGGAGCATTGTAGAGGCAATGAGTATGCAACTCAGAGCTTTCCGGTCGGTAACCCGAACATGGATGTTGTGAGAACAATTCCCAACTCAAAGTATCTCAAGGCAGCTCAAGAGCTTCTAGATGAGGCTGTTAATGTAAAGAAATCTCTGAATCAGTTTCAGCCAGAAGGAGATAAGAACAAAGAGAACCCTCAAGAACCGGATCAAAACCCTCAAGACTCAAACAAGAATCCTCCCGCTGAGATCTCTCAATCAGAGAGACAAGAATTGCATAACAAGTTGACAAAACTCTTGTCAATGTTGGATGAG GTGGATAGAAGATATAAGCAATATTACCAGCAGATGCAGATAGTTGTATCCTCCTTCGACGTGATAGCAGGTTATGGAGCCGCTAAGCCATACACAGCACTCGCTCTTCAAACCATTTCACGCCATTTCCGTAGCCTAAGAGATGCAATATCAGAACAAATCGTCGTGACACGAAAATGCCTCGGGGAACAAGATGGTTCTGATGGGAAAGGAGTTGGGACAATAAGCCGACTTAAGTACGTTGATCAACATTTAAGACAACAAAGAGGTTTCATGCAACCTCAGGCTTGGAGACCTCAACGTGGCCTACCTGAAAACTCTGTTTTGATTCTCCGTGCTTGGCTCTTTGAACATTTTCTTCACCC TTACCCAAAGGATTCTGACAAGATCATGCTAGCAAGACAAACAGGGTTGAGCCGTGGTCAG GTCTCAAACTGGTTTATAAATGCGCGTGTGCGTTTATGGAAGCCAATGGTGGAAGAAATATATAAGGAGGAGTTCACAGAGAATGATTCCAACTCGTCCTCCGAAAGTACACCAAAAATGTCTGAGGTACGTCCTGTTGTTGCTGATGATGAAGATCGAGCTCAAGAGCTTCCACAAGATCATGGACATGAGTATGGTGTGGAAACTTGTGGCATGGTCCAGGGCGGTCATCAAATGGATGGTGGGAGGTTTATAACAATTGAGCCTACATATCATGTGGCTGAGATTTCAAgatttggtggtggtggtggtgtctCTTTAACTCTAGGACTTCAGAATTCTCAAGGACATGATAATGTTGTTGCTATGTCTAGTGAGGCGTACAACAGCTTTCCAGGGGTTGATATTTACGGAAATGACATACCGGGAGCTGAGATGGAGTATGTAAACCCTGGGAGTCGCCAGAACAGGATAAATTCTTCACAAATGGTACATGATTTTGTAGCTTGA
- the LOC106428793 gene encoding squalene synthase 1-like isoform X1, with the protein MGSLGTFLRYPDDIHPLLKMKRAIEKAEKQIPPEPHWAFCYSMLHKVSRSFSLVIQQLGTELRNAVCVFYLVLRALDTVEDDTSIPTDEKLPILIAFHRHIYDTDWHYSCGTKEYKVLMDQFHHVSAAFLELEKGYQEAIEEITKRMGAGMAKFICQEVETVDDYDEYCHYVAGLVGLGLSKLFLASGSEVLTPDWEHISNSMGLFLQKTNIIRDYLEDINEIPKSRMFWPRKIWGKYAGKLEDLKYEKNSSNAVQCLNEMVTDALTHIEDCLKYMAALRDPSIFRFCAIPQIMAIGTLALCYNNVQVFRGVVKLRRGLTAKVIDRTKTMADVYGAFYDFSCMLKTKVDKNDPNASKTLKQLEDVQQLCRDNGVLHKRKSYVNDKGQSNNLYIVMLVILLAIVFAYLRANGGVSDEQ; encoded by the exons ATGGGGAGCTTGGGGACGTTTCTGAGGTACCCTGATGATATACATCCGCTCCTGAAGATGAAACGAGCGATCGAGAAAGCAGAGAAGCAGATCCCTCCTGAGCCACACTGGGCCTTCTGCTACTCAATGCTCCACAAGGTCTCTCGAAGCTTCTCTCTCGTTATTCAGCAGCTAGGCACCGAGCTTCGTAACGCT GTGTGTGTGTTCTACTTGGTTCTTCGAGCTCTTGATACTGTTG AGGATGACACTAGCATACCAACTGATGAGAAGCTGCCTATCTTGATAGCATTCCACCGGCACATTTATGATACTGACTGGCACTACTCAT GTGGTACCAAGGAGTACAAGGTTCTAATGGACCAGTTCCACCATGTTTCCGCAGCTTTTTTGGAACTTGAAAAAGG GTATCAAGAGGCTATTGAGGAAATTACTAAAAGAATGGGTGCAGGAATGGCCAAGTTTATCTGCCAGGAG GTAGAGACTGTTGATGACTATGATGAGTACTGCCACTATGTTGCTGGACTTGTGGGTTTAGGCCTCTCTAAACTCTTCCTCGCTTCCGGATCAGAAGTTTTGACGCCAGACTGGGAGCATATTTCCAATTCAATGGGTTTATTTCTTCAG AAAACAAACATTATCAGAGATTATCTTGAGGACATTAATGAAATACCAAAGTCCCGCATGTTTTGGCCTCGCAAGATTTGGGGTAAATATGCTGGCAAGCTCGAG GACTTGAAATACGAGAAGAACTCAAGCAATGCAGTGCAGTGCTTGAATGAAATGGTCACCGATGCTTTGACGCATATTGAAGATTGCCTCAAATACATGGCTGCCTTGCGTGATCCTTCTATATTTCGGTTCTGTGCTATCCCTCAG ATCATGGCGATTGGAACACTTGCGCTATGCTATAACAATGTTCAAGTGTTTAGAGGCGTTGTGAAATTGAGGCGAG gtctTACTGCTAAAGTGATTGATCGTACAAAGACAATGGCTGATGTCTATGGTGCCTTCTATGATTTTTCTTGTATGCTGAAAACAAAG GTTGACAAGAACGATCCAAATGCTAGTAAGACACTAAAACAACTAGAAGACGTTCAGCAACTATGCAGAGACAATGGTGTTCTTCATAAGAG AAAGTCTTATGTTAATGACAAAGGACAATCAAACAATCTTTAT atTGTAATGCTTGTGATTCTACTGGCTATAGTCTTTGCATATCTCAGAGCAAACGGAGGGGTCAGTGATGAGCAGTGA
- the LOC106428793 gene encoding squalene synthase 1-like isoform X2: MILTGTTHASGTKEYKVLMDQFHHVSAAFLELEKGYQEAIEEITKRMGAGMAKFICQEVETVDDYDEYCHYVAGLVGLGLSKLFLASGSEVLTPDWEHISNSMGLFLQKTNIIRDYLEDINEIPKSRMFWPRKIWGKYAGKLEDLKYEKNSSNAVQCLNEMVTDALTHIEDCLKYMAALRDPSIFRFCAIPQIMAIGTLALCYNNVQVFRGVVKLRRGLTAKVIDRTKTMADVYGAFYDFSCMLKTKVDKNDPNASKTLKQLEDVQQLCRDNGVLHKRKSYVNDKGQSNNLYIVMLVILLAIVFAYLRANGGVSDEQ; the protein is encoded by the exons ATGATACTGACTGGCACTACTCATGCAA GTGGTACCAAGGAGTACAAGGTTCTAATGGACCAGTTCCACCATGTTTCCGCAGCTTTTTTGGAACTTGAAAAAGG GTATCAAGAGGCTATTGAGGAAATTACTAAAAGAATGGGTGCAGGAATGGCCAAGTTTATCTGCCAGGAG GTAGAGACTGTTGATGACTATGATGAGTACTGCCACTATGTTGCTGGACTTGTGGGTTTAGGCCTCTCTAAACTCTTCCTCGCTTCCGGATCAGAAGTTTTGACGCCAGACTGGGAGCATATTTCCAATTCAATGGGTTTATTTCTTCAG AAAACAAACATTATCAGAGATTATCTTGAGGACATTAATGAAATACCAAAGTCCCGCATGTTTTGGCCTCGCAAGATTTGGGGTAAATATGCTGGCAAGCTCGAG GACTTGAAATACGAGAAGAACTCAAGCAATGCAGTGCAGTGCTTGAATGAAATGGTCACCGATGCTTTGACGCATATTGAAGATTGCCTCAAATACATGGCTGCCTTGCGTGATCCTTCTATATTTCGGTTCTGTGCTATCCCTCAG ATCATGGCGATTGGAACACTTGCGCTATGCTATAACAATGTTCAAGTGTTTAGAGGCGTTGTGAAATTGAGGCGAG gtctTACTGCTAAAGTGATTGATCGTACAAAGACAATGGCTGATGTCTATGGTGCCTTCTATGATTTTTCTTGTATGCTGAAAACAAAG GTTGACAAGAACGATCCAAATGCTAGTAAGACACTAAAACAACTAGAAGACGTTCAGCAACTATGCAGAGACAATGGTGTTCTTCATAAGAG AAAGTCTTATGTTAATGACAAAGGACAATCAAACAATCTTTAT atTGTAATGCTTGTGATTCTACTGGCTATAGTCTTTGCATATCTCAGAGCAAACGGAGGGGTCAGTGATGAGCAGTGA
- the LOC111208288 gene encoding inactive squalene synthase 2-like isoform X1 encodes MGSLSTILRHPDEIYPLLKLKLAITKAQKQIPLDPHLTFCYSTLNKVSKTFSLIIQQLGTELRDAVCLFYLILRALDTVEDDTSIPTEIKVPILIAFHRHIYDRDWHFVCGEEKYKVLMEQFHHVSAAFLELEKGYQEIIEDITKRMGAGMAKFISKEVETVDDYDEYCHYAAGLVGLGMSKLLLSSELETVTPNWEQLSNSTGLFLQKTNIIKDYLEDVNEIPKPRMFWPREIWGKYVDKLEDLKDEDKSTKAVQCLNDMITNALIHVEDCLKSMAALRDPAILHSCSIPLIVAIGTLALCYNNIQVFRGSLKLRRGLIAKVFDRTKTMDDVCGAFYDFSCMLETKVDKKDPNAMKTLNRLETIKKVCREYGGDIHQRKSYVNDEIQSNALFKLQTVVVVPLLATVVLAYLKHKK; translated from the exons atgggaAGCTTGAGTACGATTCTAAGACACCCAGATGAAATATATCCACTCTTGAAGTTGAAGCTTGCGATTACGAAAGCTCAGAAACAGATCCCACTTGATCCACACTTGACTTTCTGTTACTCAACTCTCAACAAAGTTTCTAAAACGTTTTCTCTTATTATTCAGCAACTAGGCACCGAGCTACGTGACGCT GTGTGTCTGTTCTACTTGATTCTCCGAGCTCTTGATACTGTTG AGGATGACACAAGCATTCCAACTGAGATCAAGGTTCCAATTCTTATAGCTTTCCACCGCCACATATACGATCGTGACTGGCATTTTGTAT GTGGTGAGGAAAAGTACAAGGTTCTAATGGAGCAATTTCATCATGTGTCTGCAGCATTTCTGGAGCTTGAAAAAGG ATATCAAGAGATTATTGAAGATATAACTAAAAGAATGGGTGCAGGAATGGCCAAATTCATTTCCAAGGAG GTAGAAACGGTTGATGATTATGATGAATACTGTCATTATGCTGCTGGACTTGTGGGTTTGGGTATGTCTAAACTTCTCCTCTCTTCAGAACTAGAAACAGTAACTCCAAACTGGGAGCAGCTTTCCAATTCTACAGgtttatttttgcag AAAACAAACATCATCAAAGATTACCTTGAGGACGTTAATGAAATACCAAAACCACGCATGTTTTGGCCTCGTGAGATTTGGGGAAAATATGTTGACAAACTCGAG GACTTGAAAGATGAGGACAAATCAACAAAAGCAGTGCAGTGTTTGAATGATATGATCACTAACGCATTGATTCATGTTGAAGATTGTTTGAAATCTATGGCTGCATTGCGTGATCCTGCAATATTACACTCTTGTTCCATCCCTCTG ATTGTGGCGATTGGAACACTTGCATTATGCTATAACAATATACAAGTATTTAGAGGTTCCTTGAAACTGAGGCGAG GCCTAATTGCTAAGGTATTTGATCGCACAAAGACAATGGATGATGTCTGTGGTGCATTCTATGATTTTTCTTGCATGCTAGAAACAAAG GTTGACAAGAAGGATCCAAATGCCATGAAAACATTAAACCGACTCGAGACCATCAAGAAAGTATGCAGAGAATATGGAGGAGACATTCACCAGAG AAAATCTTATGTAAACGATGAAATACAATCAAATGCTCTCTTT AAACTGCAGACTGTAGTGGTTGTGCCTCTACTGGCCACAGTGGTCTTGGCGTatctaaaacacaaaaaataa
- the LOC111208288 gene encoding inactive squalene synthase 2-like isoform X2, with product MEQFHHVSAAFLELEKGYQEIIEDITKRMGAGMAKFISKEVETVDDYDEYCHYAAGLVGLGMSKLLLSSELETVTPNWEQLSNSTGLFLQKTNIIKDYLEDVNEIPKPRMFWPREIWGKYVDKLEDLKDEDKSTKAVQCLNDMITNALIHVEDCLKSMAALRDPAILHSCSIPLIVAIGTLALCYNNIQVFRGSLKLRRGLIAKVFDRTKTMDDVCGAFYDFSCMLETKVDKKDPNAMKTLNRLETIKKVCREYGGDIHQRKSYVNDEIQSNALFKLQTVVVVPLLATVVLAYLKHKK from the exons ATGGAGCAATTTCATCATGTGTCTGCAGCATTTCTGGAGCTTGAAAAAGG ATATCAAGAGATTATTGAAGATATAACTAAAAGAATGGGTGCAGGAATGGCCAAATTCATTTCCAAGGAG GTAGAAACGGTTGATGATTATGATGAATACTGTCATTATGCTGCTGGACTTGTGGGTTTGGGTATGTCTAAACTTCTCCTCTCTTCAGAACTAGAAACAGTAACTCCAAACTGGGAGCAGCTTTCCAATTCTACAGgtttatttttgcag AAAACAAACATCATCAAAGATTACCTTGAGGACGTTAATGAAATACCAAAACCACGCATGTTTTGGCCTCGTGAGATTTGGGGAAAATATGTTGACAAACTCGAG GACTTGAAAGATGAGGACAAATCAACAAAAGCAGTGCAGTGTTTGAATGATATGATCACTAACGCATTGATTCATGTTGAAGATTGTTTGAAATCTATGGCTGCATTGCGTGATCCTGCAATATTACACTCTTGTTCCATCCCTCTG ATTGTGGCGATTGGAACACTTGCATTATGCTATAACAATATACAAGTATTTAGAGGTTCCTTGAAACTGAGGCGAG GCCTAATTGCTAAGGTATTTGATCGCACAAAGACAATGGATGATGTCTGTGGTGCATTCTATGATTTTTCTTGCATGCTAGAAACAAAG GTTGACAAGAAGGATCCAAATGCCATGAAAACATTAAACCGACTCGAGACCATCAAGAAAGTATGCAGAGAATATGGAGGAGACATTCACCAGAG AAAATCTTATGTAAACGATGAAATACAATCAAATGCTCTCTTT AAACTGCAGACTGTAGTGGTTGTGCCTCTACTGGCCACAGTGGTCTTGGCGTatctaaaacacaaaaaataa
- the LOC106428794 gene encoding 40S ribosomal protein S3a-2: protein MAVGKNKRISKGRKGGKKKIVDPFSKKDWYDIKAPSIFKQRNVGKTLVSRTQGTKIASEGLKHRVFEVSLADLQGDEDHSYRKIRLRAEDVQGRNVLTQFWGMDFTTDKLRSLVKKWQTLIEAHVDVKTTDSYTLRLFCIAFTKRRANQVKRTCYAQSSQIRQIRRKMSEIMVKEASSCDLKELVAKFIPESIGRDIEKATQNIYPLQNVFIRKVKILKAPKFDLGKLMEVHGDYTAEDVGVKVDRPDETVAEEPTEIIGA from the exons ATGGCTGTCGG GAAGAACAAGAGGATCTCAAAAGGTCGTAAAggagggaagaagaagat TGTTGATCCATTCTCCAAGAAGGATTGGTATGACATCAAGGCTCCCTCTATCTTCAAACAGAGAAATGTCGGCAAGACACTTGTTTCTAGAACTCAGGGTACCAAG ATTGCCTCTGAGGGTTTGAAACACAGAGTTTTCGAGGTTTCTCTTGCTGATCTCCAAGGTGATGAGGACCACTCTTACAGGAAGATCCGTCTCAGAGCTGAAGATGTTCAGGGCAGGAATGTCTTGACCCAGTTCTGG GGTATGGATTTCACCACCGACAAGCTGAGGTCGTTGGTGAAGAAGTGGCAGACTTTGATTGAAGCTCATGTCGATGTGAAGACCACTGACAGCTACACCTTGAGGTTGTTCTGCATTGCTTTCACCAAGAGGCGTGCTAACCAGGTCAAGCGTACTTGCTATGCTCAGTCCAGCCAAATCCGCCAG ATCCGCAGGAAGATGAGTGAAATCATGGTGAAGGAGGCTTCATCCTGTGACCTTAAGGAGCTTGTGGCCAAGTTCATCCCTGAGTCCATTGGAAGAGATATTGAGAAGGCGACTCAGAACATCTACCCGTTGCAGAATGTGTTCATCCGTAAGGTCAAGATCCTCAAGGCTCCCAAGTTTGACCTTGGCAAGCTCATGGAG GTTCATGGTGACTACACAGCAGAGGATGTTGGTGTGAAAGTAGACAGGCCAGATGAAACAGTGGCTGAGGAACCAACCGAAATCATCGGAGCTTAG
- the LOC106428767 gene encoding GATA transcription factor 3 isoform X2, whose translation MELWTEARALKASLRDFSEEGQEEKLVSVTSSQEEQEQDCCIYSSQPCIFDQLPSLPDEYVEELEWVSRVVDDCSSPEVSLLLTQTHKIKPNFSSSIPVKPRTKRSRNSLTGDRVWPLVSKNQHANGEHGRKEKKEIAVGFQRRCSHCGTNNTPQWRTGPVGPKTLCNACGVRFKSGRLCPEYRPADSPTFSSEIHSNLHRKVLELRKSKVLVEETGEATTKSDQVKFASNAVDRT comes from the exons ATGGAGCTGTGGACAGAAGCTAGAGCCCTAAAGGCAAGTCTGAGAG ATTTCTCAGAAGAAGGTCAAGAAGAAAAACTTGTCTCAGTTACTTCttcacaagaagaacaagaacaagattGTTGTATCTATAGTTCACAACCTTGCATCTTTGATCAACTTCCTTCTTTGCCG GATGAATATGTGGAAGAGCTTGAATGGGTATCTCGTGTTGTGGATGATTGTTCATCACCAGAAGTCTCACTTCTCCTCACACAAACCcacaaaatcaaaccaaacttcTCATCTTCAATTCCAGTTAAACCAAGAACCAAACGGTCTCGGAACAGCTTAACCGGTGACCGGGTTTGGCCACTCGTTTCAAAAAATCAACATGCAAATGGAGAGCATGGGAGGAAGGAGAAAAAAGAAATAGCCGTTGGGTTTCAAAGAAGATGCAGCCATTGTGGCACAAACAACACACCTCAGTGGAGAACCGGTCCGGTCGGTCCAAAAACGTTATGTAATGCATGTGGAGTCAGGTTTAAGTCCGGTCGACTCTGTCCGGAATACAGACCAGCGGATAGTCCGACGTTCTCTAGTGAGATCCACTCAAATCTTCATAGAAAGGTTCTGGAGTTGAGAAAGAGTAAAGTGTTGGTTGAAGAGACAGGTGAAGCTACTACTAAATCAGACCAAGTCAAATTTGCCAGTAACGCGGTAGATAGGACGTAG
- the LOC106428767 gene encoding GATA transcription factor 3 isoform X1, producing MELWTEARALKASLRGEAIKHQVTVSSEELSRTSSAEDFSVECFLDFSEEGQEEKLVSVTSSQEEQEQDCCIYSSQPCIFDQLPSLPDEYVEELEWVSRVVDDCSSPEVSLLLTQTHKIKPNFSSSIPVKPRTKRSRNSLTGDRVWPLVSKNQHANGEHGRKEKKEIAVGFQRRCSHCGTNNTPQWRTGPVGPKTLCNACGVRFKSGRLCPEYRPADSPTFSSEIHSNLHRKVLELRKSKVLVEETGEATTKSDQVKFASNAVDRT from the exons ATGGAGCTGTGGACAGAAGCTAGAGCCCTAAAGGCAAGTCTGAGAGGTGAAGCTATAAAGCATCAGGTGACTGTGTCATCTGAGGAATTAAGTCGAACTTCTTCTGCTGAAGATTTCTCCGTTGAATGTTTTCTAGATTTCTCAGAAGAAGGTCAAGAAGAAAAACTTGTCTCAGTTACTTCttcacaagaagaacaagaacaagattGTTGTATCTATAGTTCACAACCTTGCATCTTTGATCAACTTCCTTCTTTGCCG GATGAATATGTGGAAGAGCTTGAATGGGTATCTCGTGTTGTGGATGATTGTTCATCACCAGAAGTCTCACTTCTCCTCACACAAACCcacaaaatcaaaccaaacttcTCATCTTCAATTCCAGTTAAACCAAGAACCAAACGGTCTCGGAACAGCTTAACCGGTGACCGGGTTTGGCCACTCGTTTCAAAAAATCAACATGCAAATGGAGAGCATGGGAGGAAGGAGAAAAAAGAAATAGCCGTTGGGTTTCAAAGAAGATGCAGCCATTGTGGCACAAACAACACACCTCAGTGGAGAACCGGTCCGGTCGGTCCAAAAACGTTATGTAATGCATGTGGAGTCAGGTTTAAGTCCGGTCGACTCTGTCCGGAATACAGACCAGCGGATAGTCCGACGTTCTCTAGTGAGATCCACTCAAATCTTCATAGAAAGGTTCTGGAGTTGAGAAAGAGTAAAGTGTTGGTTGAAGAGACAGGTGAAGCTACTACTAAATCAGACCAAGTCAAATTTGCCAGTAACGCGGTAGATAGGACGTAG
- the LOC111207409 gene encoding NADH dehydrogenase [ubiquinone] 1 beta subcomplex subunit 9, with the protein MSGVSTAAYFARRAAQKERVRILYRRALKDTLNWAVHRHIFYRDASDLREKFNANQDVEDVDRIDKLIGHGEAEYNKWRHPDPYIVPWAPGGSKFCRNPTPPAGIEIVYNYGQEDNP; encoded by the exons ATGAGCGGAGTTTCAACGGCGGCGTATTTCGCGCGGCGAGCGGCGCAGAAGGAGAGGGTTAGAATCCTCTATCGACGTGCCCTTAAGGATACTCTCAATTGGGCAGTTCATCGTCACATTTTCTACCGAGAC GCTTCTGATCTGCGCGAGAAGTTCAACGCCAACCAAGATGTG GAGGATGTTGACAGAATCGACAAACTGATTGGTCATGGTGAAGCAGAATACAACAAGTGGCGGCACCCTGATCCTTACATCG TTCCATGGGCTCCTGGTGGTTCGAAGTTCTGTAGAAACCCGACTCCACCTGCTGGG ATTGAGATCGTGTACAACTATGGTCAAGAAGACAACCCATAA